One window from the genome of Corvus moneduloides isolate bCorMon1 chromosome 9, bCorMon1.pri, whole genome shotgun sequence encodes:
- the ARPC5 gene encoding actin-related protein 2/3 complex subunit 5 — translation MAKHTVSSARFRRVDVDEYDENKFVDEEDGGDGQAGPDEGEVDSCLRQGNMMAALQAALKNPPINTKNQAVKDRAESIVLKVLISFKANDIEKAVQSLDKNGVDLLMKYIYKGFESPSDNSSAVLLQWHEKALAAGGVGSIVRVLTARKTV, via the exons ATGGCGAAGCACACGGTATCCTCGGCGCGGTTTCGCCGGGTGGACGTGGACGAGTACGACGAGAACAAGTTCGTGGATGAGGAGGACGGGGGTGACGGGCAAGCGGGGCCCGATGAAGGCGAGGTGGACTCGTGCCTGCGGCA AGGGAACATGATGGCTGCACTGCAGGCGGCTCTGAAGAACCCTCCCATCAACACAAAGAACCAGGCAGTGAAG GACCGTGCTGAGAGCATCGTGCTGAAGGTGCTCATCTCCTTCAAAGCCAATGACATTGAGAAGGCAGTGCAGTCCCTGGACAAGAACGGGGTGGACCTGCTCATGAAGTACATCTACAAGGGCTTTGAGAGCCCCTCCGacaacagcagtgctgtgctgctgcagtggcacGAGAAG GCGCTGGCTGCCGGAGGAGTTGGGTCCATTGTGCGCGTTCTGACTGCCAGGAAGACAGTGTAA